One Candidatus Scalindua japonica DNA segment encodes these proteins:
- a CDS encoding DUF4238 domain-containing protein gives MAINGKHHYLPQFYLEGFKILPQKGKKPHIWQIEKKGSQKHYSPAITNTGCIRDYHSLDHDQEHDHKTIESLFSTIESKQAKLVQSIVDSKDIPCSQIRELSELISLMRYRIPVFATYIENSHRKMILDTFKIMYRSGKFGSPPEVLQQLFESKRIDETLNIKISNWKIIEKMIEVGFSPESISLLSQLSYQIYYASEPDSFVTSDNPVALFHPNYDDLKPYGVGLAIKGVELTFPLSSDTLVVAGHHLEPGSYLAKRDQVNEYNRRTIIMGENYIFSNKFSVDLHKYISKLKNIFAGFTYDNLYYGDGSVQISRFISVQ, from the coding sequence ATCGCAATAAACGGAAAACATCATTATCTGCCACAGTTTTATTTGGAGGGTTTTAAAATATTACCTCAAAAAGGTAAGAAGCCTCATATCTGGCAGATTGAAAAAAAAGGATCCCAGAAACACTACAGCCCGGCAATAACAAATACGGGTTGTATTCGCGATTATCATTCTTTGGATCACGATCAGGAGCATGATCATAAAACAATCGAATCGCTATTTTCAACAATTGAATCAAAGCAAGCAAAATTAGTTCAATCGATTGTTGATTCAAAGGACATTCCGTGTTCTCAAATAAGAGAACTATCAGAATTAATTTCTTTAATGAGATATCGAATTCCTGTATTTGCAACGTATATTGAAAACAGCCACAGAAAAATGATTTTGGACACTTTCAAGATTATGTATCGATCTGGAAAGTTTGGCTCTCCTCCTGAGGTTCTTCAGCAGTTGTTTGAGTCCAAGAGAATTGACGAAACTTTAAACATCAAAATATCGAACTGGAAAATTATAGAAAAAATGATAGAGGTTGGTTTTTCACCTGAGAGTATTAGTCTACTATCGCAACTTAGCTATCAAATCTACTATGCTAGTGAGCCAGATTCATTTGTTACCTCCGATAACCCTGTAGCGTTATTTCATCCAAACTATGATGATTTAAAACCCTATGGGGTTGGTTTGGCAATCAAGGGGGTTGAACTAACATTTCCTCTTAGCTCTGATACTTTAGTCGTTGCAGGGCATCATCTTGAACCCGGCTCGTATTTGGCTAAGCGCGATCAAGTAAATGAATACAACCGAAGAACAATAATCATGGGAGAAAACTACATATTTTCAAACAAATTTAGTGTCGATCTGCATAAATACATAAGCAAGTTAAAAAATATTTTCGCTGGATTTACTTATGATAATCTATACTATGGCGACGGTAGTGTGCAAATATCAAGGTTTATTTCAGTACAATAA
- the purD gene encoding phosphoribosylamine--glycine ligase, producing MKVLVIGSGGREHSIVWKIAQSPLVSKIYCAPGNPGISELAECINISAEQTALLCEFAVKEKIDLTVVGPEAPLVEGIVDFFSKYELKVFGPDKKAAILEDSKVFSKCLLKKHNIPTADFQCFDDYQQARRYLSSKEAPIVVKADGLSKGKGVFVCKTNDEALQAIDSIMKDKVFGNAGNQVVIEECLRGEEVSLLAFTDGRNIVAMESSQDHKTVFDGDKGPNTGGMGAYSPVPIMTDELYLRIERDILVPTVHAMNREGRPYKGVIYIGLMITASGPMVLEFNVRFGDPEAQVILSRMKSDIIPIMLATITGELDKVDLDWYSQASVCVVMASGGYPGSYESGKQIIGLDLLKDQKDISVFHAGTKSEGGDIITNGGRVLNVVACGDGIEDAQRKVYEAVSKISFGGAHYRRDIANKAIT from the coding sequence ATGAAGGTGTTGGTAATTGGAAGTGGCGGAAGAGAACATAGTATTGTCTGGAAAATTGCACAGTCACCACTTGTAAGTAAGATATATTGTGCGCCTGGGAATCCGGGTATTTCAGAGCTTGCCGAATGTATCAATATATCTGCAGAACAGACGGCCCTTCTTTGTGAATTTGCTGTTAAAGAGAAGATAGACCTTACGGTTGTGGGACCTGAAGCTCCTTTAGTAGAGGGAATTGTGGATTTTTTCAGTAAATACGAATTGAAGGTTTTTGGCCCTGATAAAAAAGCCGCAATCTTAGAGGATAGTAAGGTGTTCTCAAAGTGTCTTTTGAAAAAACATAACATACCAACCGCAGACTTTCAGTGTTTTGATGACTATCAACAGGCCAGGCGTTACCTCTCATCTAAAGAGGCGCCAATAGTAGTAAAGGCAGATGGGTTAAGTAAGGGCAAAGGAGTGTTTGTATGCAAAACGAATGATGAAGCGCTACAGGCAATAGACTCTATTATGAAGGATAAAGTGTTTGGTAACGCGGGAAATCAGGTAGTAATAGAAGAGTGTCTGAGGGGAGAAGAGGTTTCTCTGCTTGCATTTACTGATGGGAGAAATATCGTTGCCATGGAGAGTTCCCAGGACCATAAGACTGTTTTTGACGGAGATAAAGGTCCAAATACAGGGGGTATGGGAGCGTACTCGCCTGTTCCAATAATGACGGATGAGTTGTATCTCCGGATAGAGAGAGATATACTTGTACCGACAGTCCATGCAATGAATAGAGAAGGAAGACCTTATAAAGGTGTCATTTATATTGGTCTGATGATAACAGCATCCGGCCCAATGGTGCTGGAATTTAATGTTCGTTTTGGAGACCCGGAGGCACAGGTAATACTTTCCCGAATGAAAAGCGATATCATCCCGATTATGCTGGCTACAATTACAGGAGAGCTGGACAAGGTAGATTTGGATTGGTATTCACAGGCATCGGTTTGTGTCGTAATGGCTTCCGGCGGCTATCCCGGTAGTTACGAAAGTGGCAAACAAATAATCGGATTGGATTTATTAAAGGACCAGAAAGATATATCTGTTTTTCATGCCGGTACGAAATCAGAAGGCGGGGACATCATAACAAATGGAGGACGCGTATTAAACGTTGTTGCCTGTGGTGACGGTATAGAGGATGCGCAGAGAAAGGTATATGAAGCGGTAAGTAAGATATCATTTGGCGGCGCTCACTATCGCAGGGACATTGCGAATAAGGCTATCACCTGA
- a CDS encoding cache domain-containing protein codes for MSIKKIFLTIGIAFSIFLITLPLISYKYLKTAVKSAAFNHLLTVRGLLKHEIENYFQERFGDINVLSRNPVIGQAFSRLSKAFHASGLEGEQYVKISELYHPLMEYYLTDYGYVNLYFVDTDGDVMYSIIREEFTGTNLLTGRYKQFSIGQIYANGLDGVAFEDYTWHEALEEFTSYFAAPVYDGQMLLGVLIIEIPFSHLDAIMTRREGLGETGEMYLVGDDSYMRSNSRFSEEPTVLQKEVDTIATREALDGIEGKRIIEDYRRIRVLSVYTPLDLKFVNWALLVEIDEEEAFAAVNTVEKRVTILGSLIASITFLYIYLVTRRKKIDMIAESLEEEANA; via the coding sequence ATGAGTATTAAAAAGATTTTTCTTACAATTGGTATAGCTTTTTCTATATTCTTAATAACCCTTCCACTGATAAGTTACAAGTACCTTAAAACCGCAGTAAAGTCTGCTGCTTTTAATCATTTACTCACCGTCAGAGGGTTGTTAAAACATGAGATAGAAAATTATTTTCAGGAGAGATTTGGAGACATAAATGTCCTCTCCAGGAATCCGGTAATCGGACAAGCATTTTCCAGACTATCAAAGGCGTTTCACGCTTCAGGACTGGAAGGTGAACAATATGTGAAGATTTCTGAGCTTTATCATCCTTTGATGGAGTATTATTTAACCGACTATGGCTATGTAAACTTATATTTTGTTGATACCGATGGGGATGTGATGTATTCCATAATTAGAGAGGAATTTACGGGGACAAATTTATTAACCGGAAGATATAAACAATTCAGTATAGGTCAGATATACGCGAATGGTTTAGACGGAGTAGCGTTTGAGGACTATACATGGCATGAAGCCCTGGAAGAATTTACTTCATACTTTGCTGCCCCTGTATACGACGGACAAATGCTGTTGGGCGTTTTAATAATCGAAATCCCGTTTTCTCATTTGGATGCTATTATGACCAGGAGAGAAGGTTTGGGGGAAACCGGAGAAATGTACCTTGTAGGTGACGATAGCTATATGAGGTCAAATTCCAGGTTCTCTGAAGAACCTACCGTGCTTCAGAAAGAGGTGGATACTATAGCAACAAGAGAAGCATTAGACGGGATAGAAGGAAAAAGGATAATAGAAGATTATCGAAGAATCCGGGTATTGAGTGTGTATACACCGTTGGATCTTAAATTTGTCAATTGGGCATTACTGGTTGAGATAGATGAAGAAGAGGCGTTTGCAGCGGTTAATACTGTTGAAAAAAGAGTGACAATACTTGGCTCACTGATCGCAAGTATAACCTTCCTGTATATTTATCTGGTAACCAGAAGGAAGAAAATAGATATGATTGCTGAATCTTTAGAAGAAGAAGCCAACGCTTGA